Proteins encoded together in one Pseudomonas sp. ADAK13 window:
- a CDS encoding cytochrome ubiquinol oxidase subunit I yields MFGLEALDLARIQFAFTISFHILFPAITIGLASYLAVLEGLWLKTHNDTYRDLYHFWSKIFAVNFGMGVVSGLVMAYQFGTNWSRFSDFAGAVTGPLLTYEVLTAFFLEAGFLGVMLFGWNKVGRKLHFFATVMVAVGTLISTFWILASNSWMQTPQGFEIIDGRVIPTDWLAVIFNPSFPYRLMHMATAAFVATAFFVGSSAAWHLLRGKDNPAIRTMLSMAMWMALIVAPIQAVIGDFHGLNTLKHQPAKIAAIEGHWENIGNEPTPLILFGWPDMKAEKTRFAVEIPYLGSLILTHSLDKQVPALKEFPPEDRPNSTIVFWSFRVMVGLGFLMIFTGLFSLWLRKGDKMYTSKPFLYLALWMGPSGLIAILAGWFTTEIGRQPWVVYGLMRTADASSNHSFAQMSITLVLFVVVYFALFGAGLGYMMRLVRKGPVTHESTEPTHGGPGQKRTPARPLSAADDSADADHGDTLNKGN; encoded by the coding sequence ATGTTCGGTTTGGAGGCGCTAGATCTCGCCCGAATTCAATTCGCGTTCACCATCTCATTCCATATCCTGTTCCCGGCCATCACCATCGGTCTGGCCAGTTACCTTGCGGTGCTGGAAGGCCTGTGGCTCAAGACCCACAACGACACTTACCGTGACCTCTACCATTTCTGGTCGAAGATCTTTGCCGTCAACTTCGGCATGGGCGTGGTCTCCGGTTTGGTCATGGCTTATCAGTTCGGCACCAACTGGAGCCGCTTCTCGGACTTCGCCGGCGCTGTCACCGGGCCGTTGCTGACCTATGAAGTGCTCACGGCGTTCTTCCTCGAAGCCGGGTTCCTTGGGGTCATGCTGTTCGGCTGGAACAAGGTCGGACGCAAGCTGCACTTCTTTGCCACGGTGATGGTGGCCGTCGGTACGCTGATCTCGACCTTCTGGATTCTCGCCTCCAACAGCTGGATGCAGACGCCACAGGGCTTTGAAATCATTGATGGCCGGGTGATTCCCACCGACTGGCTGGCCGTGATTTTCAACCCGTCGTTCCCCTACCGCCTGATGCACATGGCCACGGCAGCGTTTGTCGCGACCGCGTTCTTTGTCGGCTCCTCGGCAGCCTGGCATTTGCTGCGCGGCAAGGACAACCCGGCGATCCGCACCATGCTCTCGATGGCGATGTGGATGGCACTGATTGTCGCGCCAATCCAGGCCGTGATCGGTGACTTCCATGGCCTCAATACCCTGAAGCATCAACCGGCGAAGATCGCTGCGATTGAAGGCCACTGGGAAAATATCGGCAACGAGCCCACGCCGCTGATCCTGTTCGGCTGGCCGGACATGAAGGCCGAAAAAACCAGATTCGCCGTGGAAATCCCGTACCTGGGCAGCCTGATCCTGACCCACTCCCTGGACAAGCAGGTGCCGGCACTCAAGGAGTTCCCGCCTGAGGACCGTCCCAACTCGACCATCGTGTTCTGGTCGTTCCGGGTCATGGTGGGCCTGGGCTTCCTGATGATTTTCACCGGCCTGTTCAGCCTCTGGCTGCGCAAGGGCGACAAGATGTACACGTCCAAGCCGTTCCTGTACCTGGCGTTGTGGATGGGCCCGTCCGGGCTGATCGCGATTCTCGCCGGTTGGTTCACCACCGAAATCGGTCGTCAGCCGTGGGTGGTCTACGGGCTGATGCGCACGGCGGACGCCTCGTCCAACCACAGTTTTGCGCAGATGAGCATTACGTTGGTGTTGTTTGTGGTGGTGTATTTCGCGCTGTTCGGCGCGGGCCTGGGCTACATGATGCGCCTGGTGCGCAAAGGGCCTGTGACCCACGAAAGCACCGAGCCCACCCACGGTGGCCCCGGGCAGAAACGCACACCGGCCCGTCCGTTGTCGGCGGCCGATGACAGCGCCGACGCCGATCACGGCGACACCTTGAACAAGGGGAACTGA
- a CDS encoding MFS transporter gives MPREPALLLRHHRPFIAFWLARIFTASGFQMLTVAIGWNLYQLTGNVLDLGLVGLVEFVPRVLFMLHTGHVADRYERRKVAAICQTVQALIALSLAIGGLTGNVTREMIFILAFLLGAARSFEMPTTQAMLPSIVPTALFPRAVASSQSAQQLATIVAPALGGLLYAFGSVWVYGPTVALYLIACVLTLNLPARQTPLNKAKATMDSLLAGIRFIRSRPDILGAISLDLFAVLLGGATALLPVFAKDILLTGPWGLGLLRSAPAVGALVMSLWLARFAVDRHVGRIMFTAVGVFGVATIAFGLSTSFWFSLAVLVVLGAADMISMVIRASFVQLETPDEMRGRVSAVNGLFIGASNQLGEFESGITAHWFGTVPAVVMGGIGTLVVTGVWIKLFPTLANRDRMHVPAQDTKV, from the coding sequence ATGCCCAGAGAACCCGCGCTGCTGTTACGTCACCACCGCCCTTTCATCGCGTTCTGGCTGGCGCGGATCTTCACCGCCAGCGGCTTCCAGATGCTCACCGTGGCCATCGGCTGGAACCTCTATCAACTGACCGGCAACGTGCTGGACCTGGGTCTGGTCGGCCTGGTGGAGTTCGTACCACGGGTGCTGTTCATGCTGCACACCGGCCATGTGGCCGACCGCTACGAACGGCGCAAGGTAGCCGCCATCTGCCAGACCGTACAGGCCTTGATCGCACTGTCCCTGGCGATCGGCGGACTGACCGGCAACGTCACCCGCGAGATGATTTTTATCCTGGCGTTCCTGCTGGGCGCAGCGCGCTCGTTTGAAATGCCCACCACCCAGGCCATGCTGCCGAGCATCGTGCCGACCGCACTGTTTCCCCGCGCGGTGGCGTCGTCGCAATCGGCCCAGCAATTGGCAACCATCGTGGCGCCGGCCCTGGGCGGTTTGCTGTATGCCTTTGGCAGCGTGTGGGTATATGGCCCGACGGTAGCGCTGTACCTGATCGCCTGCGTGCTGACCCTGAACCTGCCGGCACGGCAGACGCCGTTGAACAAGGCCAAGGCGACCATGGACTCGTTGCTGGCCGGGATTCGCTTTATTCGCAGCCGGCCCGACATCCTCGGGGCGATTTCCCTGGACCTGTTTGCCGTGCTGCTGGGCGGTGCCACGGCCCTGTTGCCGGTGTTTGCCAAGGACATTCTGCTGACCGGGCCGTGGGGGCTCGGGCTGCTGCGTTCGGCACCGGCGGTCGGGGCGCTGGTGATGTCCTTGTGGCTCGCGCGGTTTGCGGTAGACCGGCATGTGGGGCGGATCATGTTTACGGCGGTTGGGGTGTTTGGCGTGGCGACCATTGCGTTCGGCCTGTCGACCTCGTTCTGGTTCTCCCTGGCGGTGCTGGTGGTATTGGGCGCAGCCGACATGATCAGCATGGTGATCCGTGCTTCGTTCGTACAGCTGGAAACCCCGGATGAAATGCGCGGCCGGGTGAGTGCGGTGAACGGGCTGTTTATCGGCGCGTCGAATCAGTTGGGCGAGTTCGAGTCAGGGATCACCGCCCACTGGTTCGGCACCGTGCCCGCCGTGGTCATGGGCGGGATAGGTACGCTGGTGGTGACCGGGGTCTGGATCAAACTGTTCCCGACCCTGGCCAACCGCGACCGCATGCATGTGCCGGCGCAAGACACCAAGGTTTAG
- a CDS encoding xanthine dehydrogenase family protein molybdopterin-binding subunit, producing the protein MSAIGKPLDRVDGLLKVTGHARYAGEFPEDGLLHGSVVSSNIAKGRVIRIDASKALALPGVVMVLDHLNRPKLASYDDSYADADAADGSPFRPLYNDRVLYSGQPLALVIADNLELARHAGSLVEIEYAAEPSETDLLALQDQAHPSPQTPPKPRGNFQAEWTGAATCLDLHYSTPIEHHNPMEPHASTVLYQPDGTLHIHDKTQGPQNCQAYVQKVFGLDKSQVRIFAAFVGGAFGSGLRPQYQLPLAVMASLALKRSVRVTLTRQQMFTFGYRPRTLQRLQLGAAANGRLLALGHTAIGQTSRFEDFSEHVVEWSGMLYHCDNVLLTYKLVPLDVFTPLDMRAPGAALGVIGLECAMDELACALGIDPVQLRLINYAERNQNEDKPWSSKALRECYSEGAERFGWSQRNPEPRSMRDGRQLIGWGMAGGVWEALQMKASAKARIDHLGKLTVSSATTDIGTGTYTVMAQIAAQASGVPVGDVTFLLGDSSLPTAPLQGGSFTVSSVGSAVQQACEALNAKLLDIARKTYPAFKDAESARFENGQLHAGDQRISLAQLVQDSGEQALEVQVDCEPDKKREGYASATHSAVFVEVRVDEDLGTIKVSRVVSAIAAGRVVNPKMARSQILGGVVWGIGMALHEETQIDHQLGRYMNHSLAEYHIPVNADIGEIDVLFVEEHDEIVNALGSKGVGEIGIVGVAAAVANAVYHATGKRVRDFPVTLDKVF; encoded by the coding sequence ATGAGCGCGATCGGCAAACCGTTGGACCGGGTGGACGGTCTGCTCAAGGTCACCGGGCACGCGCGTTATGCCGGTGAGTTTCCCGAAGATGGCCTGCTGCACGGCAGCGTGGTGTCGAGCAACATTGCCAAGGGGCGCGTCATTCGCATTGATGCGTCCAAAGCCCTGGCGCTGCCCGGTGTGGTCATGGTGCTCGATCACCTCAACCGCCCGAAACTGGCGAGCTACGATGACAGCTACGCCGACGCCGATGCCGCCGACGGCTCGCCGTTTCGCCCGCTGTATAACGACCGTGTGCTCTACAGCGGCCAGCCGCTGGCGTTGGTGATCGCCGATAACCTGGAACTGGCGCGCCACGCCGGCTCCCTGGTGGAGATCGAATACGCCGCCGAGCCCTCCGAGACCGACCTGCTGGCCTTGCAAGACCAGGCGCACCCGTCGCCGCAAACACCGCCCAAGCCCCGCGGCAACTTCCAGGCCGAATGGACCGGCGCCGCCACCTGCCTGGATCTGCACTACAGCACGCCCATCGAACACCATAACCCGATGGAGCCCCACGCCAGTACCGTGCTGTACCAGCCGGACGGCACCCTGCATATCCACGACAAAACCCAGGGCCCGCAGAACTGCCAGGCCTACGTGCAGAAAGTCTTCGGCCTGGATAAAAGCCAGGTACGGATCTTTGCCGCGTTCGTCGGCGGCGCGTTTGGTTCCGGCTTGCGTCCGCAGTACCAACTGCCGTTGGCAGTGATGGCGTCCCTGGCGTTGAAGCGCTCAGTACGCGTCACCCTCACGCGCCAACAGATGTTCACCTTCGGCTACCGCCCGCGCACCTTGCAGCGCCTGCAACTGGGCGCTGCCGCCAATGGTCGCTTGCTCGCGCTGGGGCACACCGCCATCGGCCAGACCTCACGCTTCGAGGACTTCAGCGAACACGTGGTGGAATGGAGCGGCATGCTCTATCACTGCGACAACGTGCTGTTGACCTACAAGCTGGTGCCGCTGGATGTGTTCACACCGTTGGACATGCGCGCCCCCGGCGCGGCGCTTGGGGTGATCGGCCTGGAGTGCGCCATGGACGAACTGGCCTGCGCCCTGGGCATCGACCCGGTGCAGTTGCGGCTGATCAACTATGCCGAGCGCAATCAGAATGAAGACAAGCCCTGGTCCAGTAAGGCTTTGCGCGAATGCTACAGCGAAGGTGCCGAACGGTTCGGCTGGAGCCAGCGCAACCCGGAACCGCGAAGCATGCGCGATGGCCGCCAGTTGATCGGTTGGGGCATGGCCGGTGGCGTGTGGGAAGCCCTGCAAATGAAGGCCAGCGCCAAGGCGCGCATCGACCACCTCGGCAAACTCACGGTCAGCAGCGCCACCACCGATATCGGCACCGGCACCTACACGGTCATGGCCCAGATTGCCGCCCAGGCCAGTGGTGTTCCGGTAGGCGACGTCACATTCCTGCTGGGGGATTCGTCACTGCCGACGGCGCCGTTGCAAGGTGGCTCGTTTACCGTGTCGTCGGTGGGCAGCGCGGTGCAGCAGGCGTGTGAGGCGTTGAATGCCAAGCTGTTGGACATTGCGCGCAAGACGTATCCGGCTTTTAAGGACGCCGAGTCGGCGCGGTTCGAAAATGGCCAGTTACATGCCGGTGACCAGCGCATCTCCCTGGCGCAACTGGTGCAGGACAGCGGCGAGCAGGCGCTGGAAGTGCAGGTGGATTGCGAGCCCGACAAGAAACGCGAAGGCTATGCCTCAGCCACGCATTCGGCGGTGTTTGTCGAAGTGCGGGTGGATGAGGACCTGGGCACCATCAAGGTCAGCCGGGTGGTCAGTGCGATTGCGGCAGGGAGGGTGGTCAATCCGAAAATGGCCCGCAGCCAGATCCTCGGCGGGGTGGTCTGGGGGATTGGCATGGCGTTGCATGAAGAAACCCAGATTGATCATCAATTGGGCCGCTACATGAACCACAGCCTGGCCGAGTACCACATTCCGGTAAACGCCGATATTGGCGAGATTGACGTGCTGTTTGTCGAAGAACACGACGAAATCGTCAACGCCCTGGGTTCCAAGGGTGTTGGCGAGATCGGGATAGTCGGGGTGGCGGCGGCGGTGGCCAACGCGGTGTATCACGCCACCGGCAAGCGGGTGCGGGACTTTCCCGTCACCCTCGACAAGGTGTTCTAA
- a CDS encoding FAD binding domain-containing protein: MNPFHYSKPADVQEAVHLVSPASRFIAGGTNLLDLMKENISRPEHLIDITGLPLRDVEETTEGGLMIGALVSNADLAWHPLIEERYPLLSQAILAGASPQLRNMASTGGNLLQRTRCYYFYDAAVPCNKREPGSGCPARVGLNRIHAILGASDQCVATHPSDMCVALAALDARVHVQGRGGARVIEFADFHRLPGDAPERDNQLADDELIIAIELPADHLAAHSHYLKIRDRASYAFALVSVAAALELDGDVIVDARLALGGVAHKPWRDRAVEAALIGQSVSRETFSAAAEALLLDAEPLEHNGFKIKLARRAIIRALSDAAVAGATS; the protein is encoded by the coding sequence ATGAATCCCTTCCACTACAGCAAGCCGGCCGACGTGCAGGAGGCGGTGCACCTGGTCAGCCCGGCGTCGCGTTTTATCGCCGGTGGTACCAACCTGCTGGACCTGATGAAAGAAAACATCAGCCGCCCCGAACACCTGATCGATATCACCGGCCTGCCGCTTCGCGACGTTGAAGAAACCACTGAGGGTGGCTTGATGATCGGCGCCCTGGTGAGCAACGCCGACCTGGCCTGGCACCCCTTGATCGAGGAGCGCTACCCGCTGCTGTCCCAGGCCATCCTCGCCGGTGCCTCACCGCAATTGCGCAACATGGCCAGCACCGGCGGCAACCTGTTGCAGCGCACCCGTTGCTACTACTTCTATGACGCCGCCGTGCCCTGCAACAAGCGCGAGCCCGGCAGTGGTTGCCCGGCGCGGGTCGGTTTGAACCGCATCCACGCGATCCTCGGGGCCAGCGACCAGTGCGTCGCCACCCATCCCTCGGACATGTGCGTGGCCCTGGCTGCCCTGGATGCCCGGGTGCATGTGCAAGGCCGTGGTGGTGCACGGGTCATCGAGTTTGCCGATTTCCACCGCTTGCCGGGCGACGCGCCCGAGCGGGATAACCAGTTGGCCGACGACGAACTGATCATCGCGATCGAGTTACCGGCCGACCACCTGGCTGCCCACAGCCACTACCTGAAAATCCGCGACCGGGCGTCCTATGCGTTCGCGCTGGTGTCGGTTGCGGCTGCGCTGGAATTGGACGGCGATGTGATCGTCGACGCCCGGCTGGCCCTGGGCGGCGTCGCCCACAAACCCTGGCGCGACCGCGCGGTGGAAGCGGCGCTGATTGGCCAATCCGTCAGCCGCGAAACCTTCAGCGCCGCCGCCGAAGCCCTGCTGCTGGACGCCGAGCCTTTGGAGCACAACGGCTTCAAAATCAAACTGGCGCGCCGCGCGATCATTCGCGCCCTGAGCGATGCCGCTGTTGCAGGAGCCACGTCATGA
- a CDS encoding (2Fe-2S)-binding protein, which produces MSATPNGAAAKPFVSHPIHLTLNRRDIQLDVLPWTTLLDLLREQLDLTGTKKGCDHGQCGACTVLLNGKRVNACLTLAVMCDGAELTTIEGLASGEDLHPMQQAFIKHDAFQCGYCTPGQICSAVGLAREGRAHDTAQIQELMSGNLCRCGAYNNIRDAIEEALPACRTQGGEQ; this is translated from the coding sequence ATGAGCGCGACCCCCAACGGCGCGGCGGCCAAGCCGTTCGTCAGTCACCCGATACACCTGACACTCAATCGCCGAGATATCCAACTGGATGTGTTGCCCTGGACCACCCTGTTGGACCTGCTGCGCGAGCAACTGGACCTGACCGGCACCAAGAAGGGCTGCGACCACGGCCAGTGCGGCGCCTGCACGGTGTTGCTCAACGGTAAGCGGGTGAACGCCTGCCTGACCCTGGCGGTGATGTGCGACGGCGCCGAGTTGACCACCATTGAAGGCCTGGCCTCGGGCGAAGACCTGCACCCGATGCAGCAGGCCTTTATCAAGCACGACGCCTTCCAGTGCGGCTACTGCACCCCGGGGCAGATTTGCTCGGCGGTGGGCCTGGCCCGCGAAGGCCGTGCCCACGACACCGCGCAAATCCAGGAACTGATGAGCGGCAACCTGTGCCGGTGCGGCGCCTACAACAACATCCGCGATGCCATCGAAGAAGCCTTGCCCGCGTGCCGCACGCAGGGAGGTGAGCAATGA
- a CDS encoding DUF4879 domain-containing protein: MKKASAWSLALFGCIGLWLGAAPAWGAPAPALSEVRVFKVQSANCTETIPERAASTQMCTHRGQTFVYVMEVGLGNSSQAFFDGAPVSGSSTAICQVGAISQACSGAGTLMGYIYTFQLDIEAGGTFQYSNTSINPPRNQLVTTLSIR, translated from the coding sequence ATGAAAAAAGCCAGCGCCTGGAGTCTAGCTCTGTTCGGTTGTATCGGCCTGTGGCTCGGCGCAGCACCGGCGTGGGGCGCGCCTGCACCGGCGTTGAGCGAGGTGCGGGTGTTCAAGGTGCAGTCGGCCAATTGCACTGAAACCATCCCAGAGCGGGCGGCCAGCACCCAGATGTGCACGCACCGCGGGCAAACCTTCGTGTATGTGATGGAAGTCGGCCTGGGCAACAGCTCCCAGGCGTTTTTCGATGGCGCGCCGGTGTCCGGCAGCAGCACCGCCATCTGCCAGGTCGGCGCCATCAGCCAGGCGTGCAGCGGCGCCGGCACGTTGATGGGCTACATCTATACGTTCCAGCTGGATATCGAAGCCGGCGGCACGTTCCAGTACAGCAACACCTCGATCAACCCGCCGCGCAACCAACTGGTCACCACCCTCAGCATTCGCTGA
- a CDS encoding NCS2 family permease: MLEKLFQLKAHNTNVRTEILAGVTTFLAMAYILFVNPSILGETGMDKGAVFVATCLAAAIGSTVMGLIANYPIALAPGMGLNAFFTYTVVLHMGHTWQVALGAVFISAVLFFLLSIFRIREWIINSIPLPLRSAIAAGIGLFLALIALHNAGIVVSNPATMVGLGDLKQPAPILATLGFALIVALEALKVRGAVLIGILVVTIVSIVLGFTPFGGVMSMPPSLAPTFLQLDIKGALDIGLVSVIFAFLFVDLFDNSGTLIGVAKRAGLMGKDGHMPKMGRALIADSTAAMAGSLLGTSTTTSYIESAAGVSAGGRTGLTAVVVAILFLLALFFSPLAASVPAFATAPALLFVAVLMTSGLAEIDWDDITVAAPVVITALAMPFTYSIANGIAFGFIAWTAIKLLSGRYRELNPALVILSILFVIKLGWFNA, from the coding sequence ATGCTGGAAAAGCTGTTTCAACTCAAGGCACACAATACGAATGTGCGCACCGAGATTCTCGCGGGCGTCACCACCTTCCTGGCCATGGCCTACATCCTGTTCGTCAACCCGAGCATTCTCGGCGAGACCGGCATGGACAAGGGTGCGGTCTTTGTCGCGACTTGCCTGGCAGCCGCCATCGGCTCCACCGTGATGGGCCTGATCGCCAACTACCCGATTGCCCTGGCACCGGGCATGGGCCTCAACGCGTTCTTCACCTACACCGTCGTCCTGCACATGGGCCACACCTGGCAAGTGGCGCTGGGTGCGGTGTTCATCTCGGCGGTGCTGTTCTTCCTGCTGTCGATCTTCCGCATCCGTGAATGGATCATCAACAGCATCCCGTTGCCGCTGCGTTCGGCGATTGCGGCGGGCATCGGCCTGTTCCTTGCGCTGATCGCCCTGCATAACGCCGGCATCGTGGTCAGCAACCCGGCCACCATGGTGGGCCTGGGCGACCTGAAACAACCGGCACCGATCCTCGCCACCCTCGGCTTCGCGCTGATCGTGGCGCTGGAAGCCCTGAAAGTGCGCGGCGCGGTGTTGATCGGCATCCTGGTGGTGACCATCGTCTCCATCGTGCTCGGTTTCACCCCGTTCGGCGGCGTGATGTCGATGCCGCCTTCGCTGGCCCCGACCTTCCTGCAACTGGACATCAAAGGCGCCCTGGACATCGGCCTGGTGAGCGTGATCTTCGCCTTCCTGTTCGTCGACCTGTTCGACAACTCCGGCACCCTGATCGGCGTCGCCAAGCGCGCAGGCCTGATGGGCAAGGACGGCCACATGCCGAAAATGGGCCGTGCGCTGATCGCCGACAGTACTGCGGCCATGGCCGGCTCTCTGCTGGGCACCTCGACCACCACCAGCTACATCGAATCGGCGGCGGGCGTGAGCGCCGGTGGCCGTACCGGTTTGACCGCCGTCGTGGTCGCCATCCTGTTCCTGCTGGCGCTGTTCTTCTCGCCACTGGCGGCCAGCGTACCGGCCTTCGCCACCGCGCCGGCGCTGCTGTTCGTCGCCGTATTGATGACCTCGGGCCTGGCCGAAATCGACTGGGACGACATCACTGTCGCCGCGCCGGTGGTGATCACCGCCCTGGCGATGCCATTCACTTATTCCATCGCCAACGGCATTGCCTTCGGTTTCATCGCCTGGACCGCCATCAAGCTGCTTTCGGGTCGCTACCGTGAGCTGAACCCGGCGCTGGTGATCCTGTCGATTCTGTTTGTGATCAAGCTGGGCTGGTTCAACGCATGA
- the trmA gene encoding tRNA (uridine(54)-C5)-methyltransferase TrmA gives MTFDAASYTAQLQDKVTRLRDLLAPFDAPEPQVFDSPLQNFRLRAEFRLWREGGERHYAMFSQDDKRTPILIEEFPIASLRINQLMPQLKAAWQASAALSHKLFQVEFLTTLAGDAMITLCYHRPLDEHWHTAANKLAADLNVSIIGRSKGKRDVIGRDYVVEKLDVGGRTFSYRQPEGAFTQPNGTVNQKMLNWAFEALGDRSDDLLELYCGNGNFTLPLATRVRKVLATEISKTSVNAALSNLDENAVDNVTLVRLSAEELTEALNEVRPFRRLHGIDLKSYEFGSVFVDPPRAGMDPDTCELTRRFENILYISCNPETLAANIAQLHDTHRITQCAMFDQFPWTHHMESGVLLTRR, from the coding sequence ATGACTTTTGACGCCGCAAGCTACACCGCTCAACTGCAAGACAAGGTCACGCGCTTGCGTGACCTGCTGGCGCCGTTCGACGCGCCAGAGCCGCAGGTTTTCGACTCGCCCTTGCAGAACTTCCGCCTGCGGGCGGAGTTCCGCCTGTGGCGTGAAGGGGGTGAACGTCACTACGCGATGTTTTCCCAGGACGACAAGCGCACGCCGATCCTCATTGAAGAATTCCCGATTGCCAGCCTGCGCATCAACCAGTTGATGCCGCAGCTCAAGGCCGCCTGGCAAGCCAGCGCCGCCCTGAGCCACAAGCTGTTCCAGGTGGAGTTCCTCACCACCCTGGCCGGCGACGCGATGATCACCCTGTGCTATCACCGCCCGCTGGACGAGCATTGGCACACCGCCGCGAACAAGCTGGCGGCTGATTTGAACGTGAGCATCATCGGCCGCTCCAAGGGCAAGCGTGACGTGATCGGCCGCGATTACGTGGTCGAGAAACTCGATGTCGGCGGTCGCACCTTCAGCTATCGCCAGCCGGAAGGCGCGTTCACCCAGCCCAACGGCACGGTGAACCAGAAGATGCTCAACTGGGCATTCGAAGCCCTGGGCGATCGCAGTGATGACCTGCTGGAGCTGTACTGCGGCAACGGCAACTTCACCCTGCCCCTGGCCACCCGCGTACGCAAAGTGCTCGCTACCGAAATCAGCAAGACCTCGGTCAACGCGGCCCTGAGCAACCTCGATGAAAACGCGGTGGATAACGTCACCCTGGTGCGCTTGTCTGCCGAGGAACTGACCGAAGCCTTGAACGAAGTGCGGCCGTTCCGGCGCCTGCACGGCATCGACCTCAAGAGCTACGAGTTCGGCAGCGTGTTCGTCGACCCGCCGCGTGCCGGCATGGACCCGGACACCTGCGAGCTGACCCGACGCTTCGAGAACATCCTGTACATCTCCTGCAACCCGGAGACGTTGGCGGCGAACATTGCGCAACTGCATGACACACACCGGATTACCCAGTGCGCGATGTTTGACCAGTTCCCGTGGACGCACCACATGGAATCGGGTGTGTTGCTGACTCGGCGGTAA
- a CDS encoding DUF2442 domain-containing protein has translation MKKIVKAKVLPYVPITEADIDKAIDRGRRSKRLYANASNVRYENDSISIGFSDGSRILLPVAGLPEFKGFTLQDFQQLEVGFGGKALCCEGQDLDVSITGLIATSQPLMALATSLVASSNGRKSSAAKSAAARANGKKGGRPRKEVLEDGDSTDT, from the coding sequence ATGAAAAAAATCGTAAAGGCCAAGGTTCTACCGTATGTACCGATTACCGAGGCCGATATCGATAAGGCCATCGACCGGGGACGCAGGTCGAAGCGTTTGTACGCCAACGCCAGCAACGTGCGGTATGAGAATGACAGCATTTCCATTGGCTTCAGCGACGGCAGTCGGATCCTGTTGCCGGTGGCGGGGCTGCCGGAGTTCAAAGGGTTTACCTTGCAGGATTTCCAGCAGTTGGAGGTGGGTTTTGGCGGAAAGGCGCTTTGCTGTGAGGGTCAGGACCTGGATGTCTCCATCACGGGCCTTATCGCCACCAGCCAGCCGTTAATGGCCCTGGCTACAAGCCTGGTCGCCTCCAGCAACGGTCGCAAGAGCAGCGCCGCCAAATCCGCGGCCGCCCGAGCCAATGGCAAGAAGGGCGGCCGGCCACGCAAGGAGGTGCTGGAGGACGGTGATTCCACTGATACATGA
- a CDS encoding DUF4160 domain-containing protein yields MKVGTYKGCVIAVFLRDEHCPPHVHMAGKEWDARFRFSFLDGHVALWDVDPERRRPSMSILEGIRYTLMQPHYLARARRIWWEKLQTVCLENHSWDWEASEVLPGLIIQRGVYVIARARHDVVGQKTILNLVRAPGFVEIDL; encoded by the coding sequence ATGAAAGTAGGCACTTACAAAGGATGTGTGATTGCGGTGTTTCTCAGGGATGAGCATTGCCCGCCTCATGTGCATATGGCGGGCAAGGAATGGGATGCGCGGTTTCGTTTCAGCTTTCTGGATGGGCATGTGGCGTTGTGGGACGTAGACCCCGAACGGCGCCGGCCATCGATGTCGATTCTTGAAGGAATTCGCTACACCTTGATGCAACCGCATTACCTGGCGCGGGCACGCCGGATCTGGTGGGAAAAACTGCAAACGGTTTGTCTGGAGAATCACTCCTGGGATTGGGAAGCCAGCGAGGTGTTGCCTGGGTTGATCATTCAGCGCGGTGTCTATGTGATCGCACGTGCCCGGCACGATGTCGTGGGGCAGAAAACAATTTTGAATCTGGTCAGGGCACCGGGTTTTGTGGAGATCGATTTATGA